One window from the genome of Prochlorococcus marinus CUG1438 encodes:
- a CDS encoding homoserine O-succinyltransferase, whose product MALIIPSNYHKISDVEKNHISWIEPELAKRQDIRPLRIGILNIMPLGKQYEFNLLHPLGLSPLQIEPVWIKLKTHSYKTWDLNHLNNLYITWEEANNPEPLDGIIITGAPIEHLAFEEVKYWDEFVKIVNEARDSCASTLGLCWAGFALAYLAGVDKQVFDRKLFGVFPLKSLVPGHPLMGTQDDEFICPQSRFAGLPDLEMEKAQKEGKLNLLAYGENVGYTIFESNDQKQLMHLGHPEYTVHRIISEIERDKEKGDVPPPKNFDLNSSKTAWRSHRNLLFQQWLWFCYQQVSLN is encoded by the coding sequence TTGGCTTTAATAATTCCTAGTAACTATCACAAGATTAGTGATGTTGAGAAAAATCATATATCTTGGATCGAACCAGAATTGGCAAAAAGACAGGATATACGTCCTCTTAGGATTGGTATTTTAAATATTATGCCTCTTGGTAAACAGTATGAATTTAACTTACTGCATCCACTTGGTTTATCTCCTCTTCAGATTGAGCCAGTTTGGATAAAGCTTAAAACTCACTCTTATAAAACATGGGATCTTAATCATTTAAATAATCTTTACATAACTTGGGAAGAAGCAAATAATCCAGAACCGTTAGATGGAATCATTATTACTGGAGCACCTATTGAGCACCTTGCCTTTGAGGAGGTTAAGTATTGGGATGAATTTGTGAAAATTGTAAATGAAGCCAGAGATTCTTGTGCTAGTACTCTTGGTTTATGTTGGGCGGGCTTTGCTCTGGCTTATTTGGCAGGGGTTGATAAGCAAGTTTTTGATAGGAAATTATTTGGGGTATTCCCTTTGAAAAGTCTTGTTCCTGGTCACCCTTTGATGGGTACACAAGATGATGAATTTATATGTCCTCAAAGTAGATTTGCAGGATTACCAGATTTGGAAATGGAGAAGGCCCAAAAAGAAGGGAAATTGAATTTGTTGGCTTATGGAGAAAACGTCGGATACACAATATTTGAATCTAATGATCAAAAACAACTTATGCATTTAGGTCATCCTGAATATACGGTGCATAGAATTATTAGTGAAATTGAGAGAGACAAAGAAAAGGGAGATGTTCCTCCTCCTAAAAATTTTGATCTAAATAGTTCAAAAACCGCTTGGAGATCTCATAGGAATTTGCTTTTTCAGCAATGGCTTTGGTTTTGTTATCAACAAGTTAGTCTTAATTAA
- a CDS encoding transcriptional repressor, translating to MSLSSQYNFITSPLGDGLHKDGKRLTPQRLKVLNLFENIGSGKHLSAEEVHEKLVKSSSKVSLATIYRTLRLLVQMGLLHELELSEGGHRYELLSNDTPDHHHLICIRCGRTEEFENEEVLEAGKVAAKINGFKLIESSLNVRAICPNCI from the coding sequence TTGTCATTATCCTCTCAATACAATTTCATCACATCTCCTCTTGGAGATGGTTTACATAAAGATGGAAAGAGGTTAACTCCTCAAAGGCTTAAGGTTCTTAATTTATTTGAAAATATTGGTTCTGGAAAGCATCTTAGTGCTGAAGAGGTGCATGAAAAGTTAGTTAAATCAAGCTCTAAAGTTTCACTTGCAACAATTTATAGAACTTTAAGACTTTTAGTGCAAATGGGTTTGCTTCATGAATTAGAACTAAGTGAGGGCGGACACAGATATGAGTTGCTTAGTAATGACACTCCTGATCATCATCATTTAATTTGTATTAGGTGTGGCAGAACAGAAGAATTCGAAAATGAAGAAGTTTTAGAAGCAGGCAAAGTTGCAGCAAAAATAAATGGGTTTAAATTAATTGAATCATCTTTAAACGTAAGAGCTATATGTCCTAATTGCATTTAG
- the stpA gene encoding glucosylglycerol 3-phosphatase — MEYMSRNLEVQEQLISSKNILIIQDIDGVCIPLVKDPMTRRLESKYIYAVKEFAEEFFVLTCGEHEGPRGVNRIIERSLRSTTEPKNKELYLRGLAACGVEYQDNKGEISFKGVSEKELNFLSKVPSLIRPKFNFIVKNIFPELSQEDINFHAVKSICDTRFSPTVNFNSLFDLVHNNSDKRELIQISFEKMMNEIILKAESEGLKDSFFLHISPNLGNKNGRETIKLSSKDDIGSTDIQLLFKGAVKDSGVLFLLNKYIADKTGKAPFGSNFNFRNAPNSIKEKIDLCKRTIQIKDMPLIVGVGDTVTSKKNNGKKNYLRGGSDRSFLELIQILGNEFGINNKIIFVDSSSGEVERPSTKKTGLIGISDNYDNLKFDIVFKNGPKEYISWFIQLASKRSNFKKIVDF; from the coding sequence ATGGAATATATGTCACGAAATTTAGAGGTACAGGAACAATTAATTTCTTCTAAAAATATCTTAATTATCCAAGATATTGACGGGGTTTGTATCCCTTTAGTTAAAGATCCAATGACTAGAAGGTTAGAATCGAAATATATCTATGCCGTAAAAGAATTTGCCGAGGAATTCTTTGTATTAACTTGCGGGGAACATGAGGGGCCAAGAGGGGTTAACAGAATAATAGAAAGGAGTTTAAGGAGCACAACTGAGCCTAAAAACAAAGAACTATATCTAAGAGGTTTAGCTGCCTGTGGAGTAGAGTATCAAGACAACAAAGGTGAAATAAGTTTTAAAGGAGTTTCAGAAAAAGAACTAAATTTTTTATCTAAAGTACCTAGTTTAATAAGACCAAAATTTAATTTTATAGTTAAGAATATTTTTCCTGAACTTAGCCAAGAAGATATTAATTTTCACGCAGTAAAATCAATATGTGATACACGCTTCTCGCCAACGGTTAATTTCAATAGTCTATTTGATTTAGTTCACAATAATTCTGATAAAAGAGAGCTTATTCAAATTAGTTTTGAAAAAATGATGAATGAAATCATCTTAAAAGCCGAATCCGAAGGCCTCAAAGATTCATTTTTCCTTCATATTTCACCAAATTTAGGAAATAAAAATGGTAGAGAAACAATAAAACTTTCTTCTAAAGATGATATTGGATCAACAGACATACAATTACTTTTTAAAGGAGCAGTTAAAGATTCTGGAGTGTTATTTCTTTTAAATAAATATATTGCGGATAAAACTGGTAAAGCTCCTTTTGGAAGTAATTTTAATTTTAGAAACGCTCCAAATTCTATTAAGGAAAAAATTGATTTATGCAAAAGAACCATTCAAATAAAAGATATGCCTTTGATTGTAGGAGTTGGTGACACAGTAACCTCAAAAAAAAATAATGGTAAGAAAAATTATTTAAGAGGAGGAAGTGACAGGTCATTCCTAGAATTAATACAAATATTAGGTAATGAATTTGGGATTAATAATAAAATAATTTTTGTAGATAGTAGTTCTGGTGAAGTTGAAAGGCCCTCTACAAAAAAAACTGGTTTAATAGGGATAAGTGATAATTATGACAACTTAAAGTTTGACATAGTTTTTAAAAATGGGCCCAAAGAATATATAAGTTGGTTTATTCAACTTGCTAGTAAGAGATCAAACTTTAAAAAAATAGTTGACTTTTGA
- a CDS encoding O-acetylhomoserine aminocarboxypropyltransferase/cysteine synthase yields the protein MSNQKFETLQLHAGQVPDPTTNSRAVPIYQTSSYVFDNAEHGANLFGLKEFGNIYTRLMNPTTDVFEKRMAALEGGMAALATSSGQAAQFLAIVNCMTAGDNFVSTSFLYGGTYNQFKVQFPRLGIEVKFADGDSIDSFRNKIDDKTKAIYVESMGNPRFNIPDFEGLSALAKENGIPLIVDNTLGAGGALIRPIDFGADVVVESATKWIGGHGTSIGGVIVDAGTFDWGNGKFPLMSEPSAAYHGLVHWDAFGFGSDICKSLGVPDNRNIAFALRARLECLRDWGSAQSPFNSFLLLQGLETLSLRIERQTSNALELAKWLDSNSNVSSVNYPGLESDPYYLSAKKYTTGRGMGCMLMFSLKGGYENAVRFIDSLKLASHLANVGDSKTLVIHPASTTHQQLSEEEQLSAGVTPTMVRVSVGIEHIDDIKADFEQALSQIT from the coding sequence TTGAGCAACCAAAAGTTCGAGACACTTCAGTTACATGCAGGTCAAGTGCCTGATCCAACTACAAATTCTAGAGCGGTACCCATTTATCAAACTAGTTCCTATGTTTTTGATAATGCCGAGCATGGAGCGAATCTTTTTGGATTAAAAGAATTTGGAAATATTTATACTCGACTTATGAACCCCACCACAGATGTCTTCGAAAAAAGGATGGCAGCTTTGGAGGGAGGTATGGCTGCACTTGCTACATCTTCAGGTCAAGCTGCTCAATTCTTGGCAATTGTGAACTGCATGACAGCAGGTGATAATTTTGTTTCTACATCTTTTTTATATGGTGGTACCTACAATCAATTTAAAGTACAATTCCCAAGATTAGGCATAGAAGTTAAATTTGCTGATGGTGATAGTATCGATAGTTTTAGAAATAAAATTGATGATAAAACCAAAGCAATATATGTCGAATCAATGGGGAATCCTAGGTTCAACATTCCAGATTTTGAGGGACTCTCTGCTTTGGCGAAGGAAAATGGAATTCCTTTAATAGTAGATAATACCCTTGGTGCTGGTGGTGCCTTAATAAGACCAATTGATTTTGGAGCCGATGTTGTTGTAGAAAGTGCAACAAAATGGATCGGTGGACATGGAACAAGTATCGGAGGGGTTATTGTTGATGCTGGAACATTTGATTGGGGAAATGGTAAATTCCCACTAATGAGTGAGCCAAGCGCTGCTTATCATGGGCTGGTTCATTGGGATGCTTTTGGTTTCGGTAGTGATATCTGCAAATCTTTGGGTGTACCTGATAATAGAAATATAGCTTTTGCGTTAAGAGCAAGACTTGAATGTCTAAGAGACTGGGGATCAGCCCAAAGTCCTTTTAATTCGTTCTTATTACTGCAGGGTTTAGAAACTCTAAGTTTAAGGATAGAAAGACAAACTTCTAATGCTCTTGAACTAGCAAAATGGTTAGATTCTAATTCTAATGTAAGTAGTGTTAATTATCCTGGTCTTGAATCTGATCCATATTACTTAAGTGCCAAAAAATATACTACTGGAAGGGGAATGGGTTGCATGCTTATGTTCTCTCTTAAAGGAGGTTATGAAAATGCAGTAAGATTTATTGATTCCTTAAAATTAGCGAGTCACCTTGCTAATGTCGGTGATTCTAAAACTTTAGTAATTCATCCGGCTTCAACAACTCATCAGCAACTATCTGAAGAAGAACAATTATCTGCAGGTGTTACTCCAACGATGGTAAGAGTTTCTGTAGGAATTGAGCATATTGATGATATAAAAGCAGATTTCGAACAAGCACTTTCACAAATCACATAG
- the arsS gene encoding arsenosugar biosynthesis radical SAM protein ArsS (Some members of this family are selenoproteins.) translates to MKEKFPSIYKEPIETLQINIGYKCNQACKHCHVNSSPLRTEKMSNEIISIIPKVIDKYKIKTLDITGGAPELHPEFKNLVTSLRTKQVDIIDRCNLTIFFEEGYEDLPQFLAKNKVIVTASLPCYEKDNVEFQRGLGVFEKSINAIKILNDLGYGKKENGLQLNLVYNPVSPILPPSQKILEQDYKKILFEKYNIVFNNLYTITNMPINRYEESLRREDKLNIYYKLLKENFNENNLENLMCKNTISVNWLGEIYDCDFNQQINFRDNNNGPKTIFDLLDESFTFDYRVAVKEHCFACTAGAGSSCGGTLS, encoded by the coding sequence ATGAAAGAAAAATTCCCCTCAATATATAAAGAACCTATAGAAACATTGCAAATCAATATAGGTTATAAATGCAATCAGGCTTGTAAACATTGTCATGTTAATTCAAGTCCTCTAAGGACTGAAAAGATGTCCAATGAAATAATATCTATTATTCCAAAAGTAATTGATAAGTACAAAATCAAGACCTTAGATATAACCGGTGGCGCGCCAGAACTTCACCCAGAATTTAAAAACCTAGTTACTAGTTTGAGAACAAAACAAGTTGATATTATTGATAGATGCAATTTAACAATTTTCTTTGAAGAAGGTTATGAAGATCTTCCTCAATTTCTCGCAAAGAATAAAGTAATAGTTACTGCCTCGCTACCATGTTACGAAAAAGATAATGTTGAGTTTCAAAGGGGTCTTGGGGTTTTTGAAAAAAGTATTAATGCTATAAAAATTCTTAATGATCTAGGCTATGGAAAGAAAGAAAATGGATTGCAATTAAATCTTGTTTACAATCCTGTAAGCCCAATTCTTCCACCTTCTCAGAAAATATTGGAACAAGATTATAAGAAAATACTCTTCGAAAAATATAATATTGTCTTTAATAACTTATATACAATAACTAATATGCCAATAAATAGATATGAAGAATCTCTAAGAAGAGAAGATAAACTAAATATTTATTACAAATTACTCAAAGAAAATTTTAATGAAAATAATTTAGAAAATCTTATGTGCAAAAACACTATCAGTGTAAATTGGCTTGGAGAAATTTATGATTGTGACTTCAATCAACAAATAAATTTCCGAGATAATAATAATGGACCAAAGACAATATTTGATCTATTGGATGAGTCATTTACTTTTGACTACAGGGTAGCTGTAAAAGAACATTGTTTTGCTTGTACTGCAGGTGCAGGATCAAGTTGCGGGGGGACTTTAAGTTAA
- a CDS encoding SulP family inorganic anion transporter — MSNFLRYLSKNWLDDPKSNILSGLVVAFAMIPEAIAFSGIAGVDPKVGLFGAFCLSITIAIVGGRRGMITSATGSTALLMTGLVAYGESQAPGLGVPYLIAAGILTGIFQILWGYLRLAYQMRFVPTGVLSGFVNALALLIFQAQLPQLGIGIKESKGLVEQTISQYPVNSQIPVVWILVILGLGIIYGLPKITKVVPSQLIAIVVITLISIFFNLDVPTVSDLGKLPDGLPSISLPFGSIENGKVPFSLETLGIILPTSLAISLVGLMETFLTQDILDDVTDTSSNKNKEARGQGIANIVASLFGGMAGCALVGQSVMNTENGGKSRLSTLSSGISLLIMIILLKSWIGAIPMAALVAIMITIAISTADINGLKNIRKIPKSDTAVMLMTFAVTMLTKPHNLALGVIAGVALAAILFSRKVAKVITVSRAKENNLTTYKVKGQLFFVSKIYFLQGFDIHEHPEKIIIDMSLAHIWDQSGVVALEQIIRKFQNGGSKVEIIGLNKESLNLFERLGGLESAH, encoded by the coding sequence ATGTCAAATTTCTTGAGATATTTATCTAAAAATTGGTTAGATGATCCAAAGTCAAATATTCTCTCTGGCTTAGTTGTTGCTTTTGCAATGATCCCAGAAGCAATTGCTTTTTCAGGTATAGCTGGTGTAGATCCTAAAGTTGGCCTTTTTGGTGCATTTTGCTTATCTATAACAATTGCGATTGTTGGAGGAAGAAGGGGGATGATCACTTCAGCCACAGGTTCAACAGCTCTTTTAATGACTGGACTTGTTGCTTATGGAGAATCACAAGCTCCTGGATTAGGAGTCCCATATCTTATTGCAGCCGGTATATTAACTGGAATATTCCAAATTCTTTGGGGATATTTAAGGCTTGCCTACCAAATGCGATTCGTGCCAACAGGAGTATTAAGCGGATTTGTAAATGCACTGGCACTTTTAATATTTCAAGCACAACTACCTCAGTTAGGAATAGGTATTAAAGAATCAAAAGGATTAGTTGAACAAACTATAAGTCAATATCCAGTTAACTCTCAGATTCCAGTAGTTTGGATTCTTGTAATCCTAGGATTAGGAATTATCTATGGGCTTCCAAAAATCACAAAAGTAGTCCCATCTCAGCTTATCGCAATAGTAGTAATTACTCTTATAAGCATATTCTTTAATCTAGATGTACCAACAGTTAGCGATTTGGGTAAATTACCTGATGGATTACCAAGTATTTCTCTTCCTTTTGGATCAATAGAGAATGGGAAAGTACCTTTTAGTCTAGAAACATTAGGGATAATTTTACCGACTTCACTTGCAATATCTCTAGTGGGTTTAATGGAAACCTTTTTAACTCAAGATATTTTAGACGATGTAACTGATACAAGCTCTAATAAAAATAAAGAAGCAAGAGGACAGGGAATCGCAAATATTGTGGCATCCTTATTTGGAGGAATGGCAGGATGTGCATTAGTTGGGCAATCTGTTATGAATACTGAAAATGGTGGCAAATCTAGATTATCAACTCTCTCCTCAGGTATATCTCTACTAATTATGATTATCCTCTTGAAGTCTTGGATTGGAGCAATCCCAATGGCCGCTTTAGTAGCAATCATGATAACGATCGCAATAAGTACAGCAGATATAAATGGATTAAAAAATATTAGAAAGATACCCAAAAGTGATACTGCAGTAATGCTTATGACTTTTGCAGTTACAATGCTTACAAAACCTCATAATCTTGCACTTGGAGTTATTGCAGGAGTTGCATTAGCTGCAATTCTTTTCAGCAGAAAAGTCGCAAAAGTTATAACTGTCTCAAGAGCTAAAGAGAATAATTTGACTACCTACAAAGTAAAAGGCCAATTATTTTTTGTAAGTAAAATTTATTTTTTACAAGGATTTGATATTCATGAACATCCTGAAAAAATTATAATTGATATGTCTTTAGCTCATATTTGGGATCAAAGTGGTGTAGTTGCTCTTGAGCAAATTATTAGAAAATTCCAGAATGGCGGTTCTAAAGTTGAAATTATAGGATTAAATAAAGAAAGTCTTAACTTATTTGAAAGACTAGGTGGTTTAGAAAGCGCTCATTAA